A region from the Bacteroidota bacterium genome encodes:
- a CDS encoding GNAT family N-acetyltransferase, whose product MFPRILKTRDDQHLVIREAEASDAAWLLAYFERVSGETSFLSFGPGEFEMTEAEEAVYLDRCRSAANCLYVLAFVDQTLAGTLSCSSSNRQRLSHVAEFGITVARAFWGRGIGDALMDSMLDWAKASGIIKKINLKVRADNAPAIKLYKKKGFEVEGVLKKENFVDGVYHDLLHMGVWSEEIGDRSEEIGDRRFE is encoded by the coding sequence ATACGGGAAGCTGAAGCGAGCGACGCGGCTTGGTTACTGGCGTATTTTGAACGCGTGAGCGGTGAAACGTCATTCCTTTCATTCGGACCGGGTGAATTTGAGATGACGGAGGCTGAAGAAGCTGTTTATCTCGATCGATGCAGAAGCGCCGCCAATTGTCTCTACGTCCTTGCCTTTGTAGACCAGACCCTCGCCGGCACCCTCAGTTGTTCATCCAGTAATAGACAGCGGCTCAGCCATGTGGCAGAATTTGGCATTACCGTAGCCCGCGCCTTCTGGGGACGCGGGATTGGCGATGCCCTGATGGACAGCATGCTCGACTGGGCCAAGGCTTCTGGCATCATCAAAAAAATCAACCTCAAGGTCCGCGCAGACAACGCGCCGGCCATCAAGCTATACAAAAAGAAGGGCTTTGAAGTAGAAGGGGTGCTGAAAAAGGAAAACTTCGTAGACGGCGTCTACCACGACCTGTTGCATATGGGGGTTTGGAGTGAGGAGATAGGAGATAGGAGTGAGGAGATAGGAGATAGGCGTTTTGAGTGA